Part of the Caldicellulosiruptoraceae bacterium PP1 genome, GCTTTCCTACTTTGTATATTTCCTCTAAAAGTTCTTGCTGAACCTGAGGTAGATTCAAATCTACTTTATCTCCACCAGCCTGAGAATTATATGCATCTCCTGCCTCTCCTTCAATTTGAGGAGAAAGCCCTAAACACATCACAACAACATCTGCTTTTTCCGCTGCTGTTATAGCCTCTGCAAAGCCACCTTTAAAATTATTTGCAAACTCGAATGGTCTACCAATAAGGTCGCAACCCTTTGCATAGTATATTCTTGTATCCTTAGAAGCTCTATTTCTAATACCATCTATTGGGGTTACATACTTTGAAGGCCAACCATTGTAATTCCCTAATAGCACTTCATTGCAAAGTGCATTTGGTCCTATTACAGCAATTGATTTAATATCTTTTGAAAGAGGTAAGATATTATTTTTGTTCTTTAATAAAACTATTGATTCCTGTGCTGATTTTAGTGCTAATTGTCTATGTTCTTCTGAATCAACAACTTCATAAGGTATTTTAGAATATGGAACCAATTCATCTGGATCAAACATGCCTAACTTAAATCTTGCTTTAAATAACCTTTTTACAGCCTCATCAATTCTTTCTTCTGACACAAGCCCTGCAACAACTGCAGTAACCAAATGTTTATATGCATCACCACAGTTTAAATCACAACCACCATTCATTGCAAATGCTGCCGACTCTGCTGCAGTTTCTGTTACATGTTGATGAAGATGAAGATTACAGATAGCACCACAATCAGATACAACAAACCCTTCAAATCCCCATTCTTCTCTTAAAATATCCTCCAAAAGCAATTTATTTCCACAACAAGGAACACCATTTAATTGGTTATATGCACACATTATTGATTCTGCTTTAGCCTCTTTTATACATTCCTTAAAAGCTGGTAAATATGTTTCCATTAAATCCTTAATACTTACCTCTGAATTAAAATTCTCTCTACCTTGTTCTGGTCCACTATGTGCTGCAAAATGCTTTGGTGTTGCAACAGTTTTAAGATATTTAGGATCATTCCCTTGAAGACCCTTTATAAAGTTGACTCCCATTCTGCCAGTTAGGTATGGATCTTCTCCAAATGTTTCATGTCCTCTTCCCCATCTTGGATCTCTGAATATATTCACGTTGGGACTCCATATAGTTAACCCCTTAAATATACCTCTATCATTGTGTTTTATGTATTCATGGTATTTTGCTCTGGCCTCATCAGAAATTGCACACGCAATTCTATACATCAGCTCCTCATTAAAAGTAGCAGCAAGTCCTATAGCTTGTGGAAATACTGTTGCTGTTCCTGCTCTTGCAACCCCATGGAGTGCTTCATTCCACCAATTATACTTTGGTATATCAAGCCTTTCAATTTCAGGTGCGTTATGTACAAGCTGAGACACCTTTTCTGCTAAGGTCATTCTTGAAACAAGGTCTTCAACCCTTTCTTCTATAGAAAGTTCTGGATTTTTATATAGTGGTAAATTATCTTTATTCATATCAAACCCTCCAATTTATTAATTAGTAAGTTTCTTTATTTATTTATATATTACTTAATTATAACATTTTGTATATAAACAAAAAATCCTTGTACAAGTACAAGGACTTTTGTAATTACTTAATTAATTCTTTTATTGTTTTTACTGCTTCATTTATATAATTTGATAGATTATCTTCATGAACACCAACTATAAAAATATTGCACTTATTCATTGGAATCAATATTTTTTTGGCTCTACTTTCAGATATTGCTTTTGCCATATTTGGTGTTATCTCCCCCAACATTGAATTGGCTGAGATAATACCAATTGTACCAACAATAATATCAACCTTATCGGCATTATATACTATGGCATTCTCACCTGATGCGCCTTCATCTGCTCCTGCTTTTAACATTAAAGATGTAGCTAAAGCATTAGCACCAAGAGCAATAATCTCTACATTGCTTCCTGTTTCCTCTCTTAGCTTTTCTATTATAGCTTTTCCTATTCCTCCACCTTGTCCATCTATTACTGCTATTCTCATAAAACCCACACCTTTTATTTACTATTACAGTTTTGGCATTTCTGTATTGACAAAGGCAGTTCTAAATCACAACTTTCCAAAAGCTGTTTATCATATAAGATTTCTTCGGTTTTCCCGTCTTTTATTATCTTACCATTCCTCATAACTAAAACCCTTGAACAAGTTTCTAATATCATATCAAGGTCGTGTGAAGCAATAAGTTTTGTTTGAGGTAAATTGTTGATTATATTTATAAACCTTCTTCTTGATTTTGGGTCAAGTGCTGTTGTAGGCTCATCCATTAAAAGTATTTGAGGCTCTAAAGAAAGTATTGAGGCTATTGCAGCAAGCCTTTTTTCTCCACCAGAAAGTTTATATGGAGCTTTATCCTTAAGGTGGTATATACCAACAGTTTTCAAAGCATCTTGTACCTTTTTGTCAACCTCATCTTCAGAAAATCCATAGTTCACAGGTCCAAATGCAACATCGTCATAGACAGTTGTCATGAATAGCTGGTCATCTGGATCTTGAAACAAAAAACCAATTTGCTTTCTAATTTTTATAAGGCTTTGTTTGTTTAAGATATCATCAAATATCTTAATTTGACCATCTTTTAAGTCATTTAATCCAACCAAAAGTGATAACAGTGTTGATTTCCCTGCTCCATTATGTCCAATTAATCCAACCGATTCACCTTTTTGTATTTCAAAACTTATATCATCAATGGCTTTATGACCATCAGGATACGTAAAGAATATATTACTTACCTCAATTGCATTTTTCTTCATTTATTCACCTCAGTAAAACAGTGCATTAATAAAATTCCCAATCAAAAGTGTAACATTTACAAATCTAATGATAACAAAAAAGATAGACCAGCTCAATAAATATATAATGTCTTTTTTATCAATTTTCTCTTTAATTCCAATTACAAATCTATTGTTAAAGCCTTTAAGTTTCATAGCATTATATACCCTTTGTGCCCTATCGAAGGAACGTATTAATATCCCACCAGCAAAAGACCCCCATGCCTTGTACATTATCCCTTTGCTATTTGCAGCTCTTAGCTTATATGCATTAATCGACCTTGCTACCTCATCAAGTAAAAGGTTTATGTATCTATATGTCATAACAAACTGCAAGATAAGTATATCAGGTAATCTAATTTTTTTTAATGAATATGCTAACTTATCTATACTTGTTGTTGAAAGAAGCAAAAGTGTCGCAATTATTGTTAAGAAATACTTTATTATTAATGAAAAAAATGAAATCCAACCATAAGATATAGGCACACCAAAAATATTAAATGCTATTGTTTTTTCAAAAATGGGATTAAATATACCTATACCTAAAATAATAGGTGATGAAAATAATATAATTTTAATAAGTGGTTTTGCTGGTATATCTGATATTGCAAAAATATATATAGGATAAAAAATGAAAGGCATAAGCCTTTCAATGCTATATTTATCAAATGACATAACAAAAGAAATATACATCAATGTTAAAAATAACTTTACCAATGGATGTATCTTATTTATATAAATATTTCTATTTGATAACTCATCAAAAAGATTTAATCTATTAATACCATTATTTGTGAAAGACATATTTTAGTCCCCTAACTATTTTATGTTGTTTTACTTTTTTTCCTTGCTTTTATGATTATACCAATAAATAAAGCAAATGCAAATACAATAACTGCTCCAACAATACCTGAAGTAGATGTCCCCATTCTTTCTTGGCTTAAATCTTTATTTTTTGTGTCTACCTTAAATTGATAATCAGGAAATAAAGAAAGCTTCTCTTGAAATTTCCCAAGTTTTTCATATAAGCTTCCTTTACTCTTTAAATCTTCACTACCAGTAATCTTTTGAATTGACCATTCAAGCCCATCAGGATTTGATGAAGCAAACCATGAAACAAAGCCCCCAACAATTAATGAGAGGAGGGTAAATATAACCACTAATTTCTTTACAGCATCTGTTTTTATGGTTTCTTTTTTTTCATTTAAAATCTCAGGTTTCATTTTATATACAAACAAAACAATAGAACCTGTTATAACACCCTCAACAATTCCGATTGCTAAATGAATAGGCTGCATCAAAAGAACAAATGTAGAAAATGGCAGTTCAGTTTTACCAGAAAGTATTGTTTCTACAACAACACTAAAAGCACCTAACTGAAGTCCTACAACTACTGATAAAATTGTTGATAAAAATACATTCTTGGTATTATAGCCTTTTTTTATTAACTTTTTATAAATCAATGGGTAGGCTATAAAACATGTATAAAAACCTAAGTTAAAGATATTGCAGCCAAGTGCCAAAAGCCCACCATCAGCAAAAAATAGTGCTTGTATTGCTAAAATAACAGCCATTGTTATAAAACCGGCATATGGACCAAGCAATATAGAAAGAAGCAAGCCTCCTCCTATATGACCACTTGAGCCTGTTACTGGTATAGAAAAGTTAATCATCTGAGCAGCAAATACAAATGCTCCCATAACACCCATCATAGGTATTTTTCTATCGTCTAAATTCTCTTGCACTTTTTTTATTGAATAGGCTAACGTCGCTCCTGTTGCTATGTACATCGTTCCTCCTACATAAGGAGAAATTAAGGCATCTGCCATATGCATAAAAATAACCTCCTCAATCAAGAAATATTTTACATAAAAAAGCCATGAAGGTACTAACATCTTTGCAAAGATGTCAAAAAGCCTTCATGGCTGAAATTTTGTGGTTTTAAAAATTTGTATCTATGTTTAAATATCTAATTTGAAAGCCTTCGTGGCTTTCATTACATATTATATTATAATGAAAAATATCCTATTTGTATACCATTGTTATTCATTTAACTTATTTATCATTTCATTCATCATTTCTTCAGTGAAATGGCCAGCTCCAAACATTACAAGTCCTCTTAGCGGCATTTCTTTCATAAATGTAAGGGCTATCCCCATATCAACTCCCTGAAATGCACTGAATATTGCGTTCTTTTTCATATTCTCCCACATTATATTTAATATCTCTTTACCCTTTGGATCATCCATTAATTCAGCTATTGTTGAATTTCTGTCAAAAACCTTTTTAATTGGTGTTGTTGAAATAACCTTTATTGTTTCAGAAAGAACAATATCCTTTGATGATTTTCCTATCATTATTTCAAAATCACCTGTTTCAACAAACCAATCCTTAATATATTCATTATAGTATGCAAATGCTCTTTTATCTAGTTCGAATGAAACCTCTGTTTCTTCATCAGGTGCAAGATAAACCTTTTTAAAGCCCTTTAGTTCTTTTAATGGCCTTTGAACAGAGCTTTCAATATCTCTTACGTAAAGCTGTATTATTTCCTTTCCTGCTATACTACCTGTATTTTTTACTTTTACAGAAACCTTTACAGTTTCGGTATCTTTAATTTCCTTTTTATCAACCTTTATATCTGAATATTCAAAATTTGTATAAGAAAGACCGTATCCAAATGGGAATAAGACATCAATACCCTTTGTATCGTAATATCTATATCCTACAAATACACCTTCTTTGTATTCTACCTTTTTGCCATCACCGGGATAATTTAGATATGCAGGTGTATGGGATAGTTTAAGAGGGAATGTTTCTGGCAGTTTACCGCATGGACTATAAAGTCCAAATAAAATTTCAGCAATAGCACCTGAAACAGCCTGCCCTCCTAAATAACATTCAAATATCCCTTTGACTTTATCTACCCATGGCATTTCTATTGGAGCACCATTCATTAATACTACAACAACATTTTTATTAACCTTTGCAATTTCCTCTATTAAAATGTTATGGCTCTTTGGCATACTAAGATCTTTTCTATCATATCC contains:
- the cbiQ gene encoding cobalt ECF transporter T component CbiQ, which produces MSFTNNGINRLNLFDELSNRNIYINKIHPLVKLFLTLMYISFVMSFDKYSIERLMPFIFYPIYIFAISDIPAKPLIKIILFSSPIILGIGIFNPIFEKTIAFNIFGVPISYGWISFFSLIIKYFLTIIATLLLLSTTSIDKLAYSLKKIRLPDILILQFVMTYRYINLLLDEVARSINAYKLRAANSKGIMYKAWGSFAGGILIRSFDRAQRVYNAMKLKGFNNRFVIGIKEKIDKKDIIYLLSWSIFFVIIRFVNVTLLIGNFINALFY
- a CDS encoding energy-coupling factor ABC transporter permease; amino-acid sequence: MHMADALISPYVGGTMYIATGATLAYSIKKVQENLDDRKIPMMGVMGAFVFAAQMINFSIPVTGSSGHIGGGLLLSILLGPYAGFITMAVILAIQALFFADGGLLALGCNIFNLGFYTCFIAYPLIYKKLIKKGYNTKNVFLSTILSVVVGLQLGAFSVVVETILSGKTELPFSTFVLLMQPIHLAIGIVEGVITGSIVLFVYKMKPEILNEKKETIKTDAVKKLVVIFTLLSLIVGGFVSWFASSNPDGLEWSIQKITGSEDLKSKGSLYEKLGKFQEKLSLFPDYQFKVDTKNKDLSQERMGTSTSGIVGAVIVFAFALFIGIIIKARKKSKTT
- a CDS encoding DUF3842 family protein, with protein sequence MRIAVIDGQGGGIGKAIIEKLREETGSNVEIIALGANALATSLMLKAGADEGASGENAIVYNADKVDIIVGTIGIISANSMLGEITPNMAKAISESRAKKILIPMNKCNIFIVGVHEDNLSNYINEAVKTIKELIK
- a CDS encoding energy-coupling factor ABC transporter ATP-binding protein; translation: MKKNAIEVSNIFFTYPDGHKAIDDISFEIQKGESVGLIGHNGAGKSTLLSLLVGLNDLKDGQIKIFDDILNKQSLIKIRKQIGFLFQDPDDQLFMTTVYDDVAFGPVNYGFSEDEVDKKVQDALKTVGIYHLKDKAPYKLSGGEKRLAAIASILSLEPQILLMDEPTTALDPKSRRRFINIINNLPQTKLIASHDLDMILETCSRVLVMRNGKIIKDGKTEEILYDKQLLESCDLELPLSIQKCQNCNSK
- a CDS encoding glycoside hydrolase family 3 C-terminal domain-containing protein: MNKDNLPLYKNPELSIEERVEDLVSRMTLAEKVSQLVHNAPEIERLDIPKYNWWNEALHGVARAGTATVFPQAIGLAATFNEELMYRIACAISDEARAKYHEYIKHNDRGIFKGLTIWSPNVNIFRDPRWGRGHETFGEDPYLTGRMGVNFIKGLQGNDPKYLKTVATPKHFAAHSGPEQGRENFNSEVSIKDLMETYLPAFKECIKEAKAESIMCAYNQLNGVPCCGNKLLLEDILREEWGFEGFVVSDCGAICNLHLHQHVTETAAESAAFAMNGGCDLNCGDAYKHLVTAVVAGLVSEERIDEAVKRLFKARFKLGMFDPDELVPYSKIPYEVVDSEEHRQLALKSAQESIVLLKNKNNILPLSKDIKSIAVIGPNALCNEVLLGNYNGWPSKYVTPIDGIRNRASKDTRIYYAKGCDLIGRPFEFANNFKGGFAEAITAAEKADVVVMCLGLSPQIEGEAGDAYNSQAGGDKVDLNLPQVQQELLEEIYKVGKPIILVLLSGSALAINWADENVDAIIQAWYPGEEGGNAIADVIFGNFNPSGRLPVTFYKSLEELPPFTDYCMEGRTYRYMKNEALYPFGYGLSYTKFRYSNIELSKDKLNIGESLEVIVEVENIGELDGQEVVELYIKQLDASCTVPNYSLQDFKKIKLKKGQKTQVSFNITPRQMAFIDEQGRCLLKQGRYMIFVGGSQPDKRSQELSQSNILNAQFELFGTETEIEY